Proteins found in one Pyrus communis chromosome 15, drPyrComm1.1, whole genome shotgun sequence genomic segment:
- the LOC137717838 gene encoding uncharacterized protein, with the protein MENPDTKPTRSPPPPRPHEPEPKKLKMSTSDDEEATTTTTAKTPRYKRRKVAIFFAYLGVGYQGMQKNPGAKTIEGDLEEALYLSNAVPEQDRNSPKRYDWARSARTDKGVSAVGQVVSGRFYVDPPGFVDRLNSNLSPQIRIFGYKRVTASFNAKKFCDRRRYVYLIPLFALDPSAHRDRESVLASLGSDQEFVKCLECSERGRKVGGLMGKRTYELRGMSFELGISSNTNEAMVESEISEEIKVLPGNAGDDNSISEPRNEVSLSINEETKVLTENAGVDTSNSELKTEISISINNNEISEIEVENNRAVPNEADAADLNSESMNDTNVSLGEEKANGDEKTEEGSGRGSGFCYGEKERERFNKILNSYEGTHNFHNFTTRTKAVDPAAQRYIISFNASTTVTVEGMEFVKCEVVGQSFMLHQIRKMIGLAVAIFRGCASESLLERALQKDVNINVPTAPEVGLYLDECFFASYNQKWGDSHEELSMKDYEQAAEDFKMKHIDSHIASTEHKEGVVGLWLHSLNHRNYPDLGPAENHGNTTNGISADAGNVAPE; encoded by the exons ATGGAGAACCCAGATACGAAACCCACTAGATCACCACCGCCGCCCCGGCCACACGAGCCAGAGCCCAAGAAGCTCAAAATGTCCACCAGCGACGACGAAGaagccaccaccaccaccacagccAAAACGCCCAGGTACAAGCGTCGAAAGGTTGCAATTTTCTTCGCTTATTTAGGTGTGGGATACCAAGGAATGCAAAAGAATCCAGGCGCCAAAACCATCGAGGGCGACCTCGAAGAAGCTCTTTACCTCTCCAACGCCGTCCCCGAGCAGGACCGCAACAGCCCTAAGCGCTACGATTGGGCCCGCTCCGCCCGCACCGATAAGGGGGTCAGCGCCGTGGGCCAGGTTGTCTCGGGCCGCTTCTATGTTGATCCACCGGGATTTGTCGACCGCCTCAATTCAAACCTTTCTCCTCAGATTCGGATTTTCGGCTATAAACGCGTCACAGCGTCGTTTAACGCGAAGAAGTTCTGTGATCGGAGAAGGTATGTGTATCTCATTCCTTTGTTTGCTCTTGATCCGAGTGCTCATCGCGATAGAGAGAGTGTGTTGGCGAGTCTTGGGTCTGATCAGGAGTTTGTTAAGTGTTTGGAGTGCTCCGAGAGAGGGCGTAAAGTCGGGGGCTTGATGGGTAAGCGCACGTATGAATTGAGAGGGATGAGTTTTGAGCTAGGCATTTCGTCGAACACCAATGAGGCTATGGTTGAATCTGAAATTAGTGAAGAAATTAAGGTTCTTCCCGGAAATGCTGGGGATGATAATTCGATTTCTGAGCCCAGAAATGAAGTTAGCCTTAGCATTAATGAAGAAACTAAGGTTCTTACGGAGAATGCTGGGGTTGATACTTCGAATTCTGAACTCAAAACTGAAATTAGCATCAGTATTAATAACAATGAAATTTCTGAAATTGAGGTTGAGAATAATCGAGCGGTCCCCAATGAGGCAGACGCTGCTGATTTGAATTCCGAGTCAATGAATGATACGAATGTTAGTCTTGGTGAAGAGAAGGCTAATGGAGACGAGAAGACAGAGGAGGGAAGTGGAAGGGGAAGTGGATTTTGTTATGGTGAGAAGGAGAGGGAAAGgtttaacaaaattttgaataGTTATGAGGGGACTCATAACTTCCACAACTTCACCACCAGAACTAAAGCTGTAGACCCTGCTGCTCAGCGCTACATCATTTCGTTCAATGCGAGCACCACGGTTACAGTTGAGGGTATGGAATTCGTTAAGTGTGAAGTTGTGGGGCAGAGCTTCATGCTTCATCAGATTAGGAAGATGATCGGGCTTGCGGTGGCAATCTTCAGGGGATGTGCTTCTGAGTCGTTGCTAGAAAGGGCATTGCAAAA GGATGTTAACATCAATGTGCCGACGGCTCCTGAGGTTGGTTTGTACTTGGATGAGTGCTTCTTTGCGTCGTACAACCAGAAATGGGGAGATAGTCATGAAGAACTGTCAATGAAAGACTATGAACAAGCGGCAGAAGACTTCAAGATGAAGCATATAGACTCTCACATTGCATCCACTGAGCATAAAGAAGGTGTTGTGGGTCTCTGGTTGCACTCCCTCAACCACCGTAACTATCCGGATTTAGGTCCTGCCGAGAACCATGGAAACACCACCAACGGAATAAGTGCTGATGCGGGTAATGTCGCCCCcgagtaa
- the LOC137717839 gene encoding F-box protein SKIP23-like — protein MEVDWTQLPPELAESISKKLTIYADYLRFRVVCHSWRASVPKTPHHLPPQLPWLMLPQSQPNQSHRAFFNISNSRVHFLHLPEASHRKRRCGSSHGWLVILDETPSVLLVNPLTRAKRHLPPLSTFPNVVRFDYSDVGREYALVSPSGDVYTRSLTQMRDSFLKKVVLSSSPLEARGGFTFTAVAIVNQTGDLAFCRDGDQTWTFIDGAQSYSEDVVSVNGLFYAVDKKGTVAECDVNGPSPPRVRLIRTPRLEDADMRYLVSSGDDLLLVSRYLQIDYGFLVYNANVNYRTVKFDVFRMNWLGERWDKVENLGDRMVFIGENSWFSLLASDFPGSLGNCIYFTDDYSESNNESGVWGYDSGIFKLWDGTIQELPPYPRNSNYEVHWPAGSLPLWVTPNPC, from the coding sequence ATGGAGGTGGATTGGACCCAACTACCACCAGAACTCGCCGAATCAATCTCCAAAAAGCTCACAATCTACGCCGACTACCTCCGATTCCGGGTGGTGTGTCACAGCTGGCGAGCCTCCGTCCCCAAAACCCCGCACCACCTCCCTCCCCAGCTCCCTTGGCTGATGCTCCCCCAATCCCAGCCCAACCAATCCCACCGCGCCTTCTTCAACATCTCTAACAGCAGAGTCCACTTCCTCCACCTTCCAGAAGCTTCTCACCGTAAGCGCCGCTGCGGCTCCTCCCACGGATGGCTTGTCATCCTCGACGAAACCCCTTCCGTCCTCCTCGTTAACCCCCTCACGCGCGCCAAGCGCCACCTCCCTCCGCTCTCCACCTTCCCCAACGTTGTTCGATTTGATTACTCCGATGTTGGCCGAGAATACGCCCTCGTATCCCCGTCTGGTGACGTCTACACGCGCAGTCTGACCCAGATGCGCGATTCGTTTCTGAAAAAGGTGGTCCTTTCTTCGAGTCCTCTGGAAGCCAGGGGGGGCTTCACTTTCACCGCCGTAGCGATTGTCAATCAAACCGGCGACTTGGCGTTTTGCAGGGACGGAGACCAGACCTGGACTTTTATCGACGGCGCACAGTCGTATTCCGAGGATGTCGTATCTGTCAACGGTTTGTTTTACGCCGTCGACAAGAAGGGCACCGTGGCGGAGTGCGATGTTAATGGTCCGTCTCCGCCTAGGGTCAGGTTAATCCGAACGCCGAGACTAGAGGATGCGGACATGCGATATTTGGTGAGTTCAGGGGATGATTTGTTGTTGGTGAGTCGGTATTTGCAGATTGATTATGGTTTTCTGGTGTACAATGCAAATGTAAATTACAGGACAGTGAAATTTGATGTTTTTAGGATGAATTGGTTGGGGGAGAGGTGGGACAAGGTTGAGAACTTGGGTGATAGGATGGTGTTTATCGGCGAAAACTCATGGTTTTCATTGTTGGCGTCTGATTTTCCGGGAAGCCTTGGAAACTGCATTTATTTCACAGACGATTATTCGGAATCAAACAATGAGAGCGGAGTCTGGGGATATGATTCGGGCATTTTCAAATTGTGGGATGGAACAATTCAAGAGTTGCCCCCTTATCCAAGGAATTCGAATTATGAGGTGCATTGGCCTGCCGGCTCTCTACCTCTTTGGGTAACTCCAAATCCATGCTGA